One bacterium genomic region harbors:
- a CDS encoding M6 family metalloprotease domain-containing protein gives MTRVFFVAVLILFICGVSHAIPPPRDGHFPRGFWEIIDREPSLNQDGDPGWVKKMNARKQAVQDRALDKISLYQPLPVENMIVPVLMGKFSDNSTVFNADDIDAVLWGSNPTGSLTDYFKEVSYNQFVISGDVHGWYSLDYSQSYYVGENYGLSSNFPNNSAGFVYDLAAKADPSVDFSQYDNDGPDGIPNSGDDDGYVDAVTAVHSGKGSECYEENNNLWSCKGSLGSHAYITNDSSANGGKIKINTYVVCPELNCNEEIVRIGVFAHEFGHVLGLPDLYDRTDKTEPPDYEDSEGIGNWCLMAGGCYGGDGSHSERPAHISAWCKLRLGWVTPTIIKQNVNNLSIRQIETYPEVCMLWEDGYESSRYFLLENRQKMGFDIYLSTSGLLVYHVDEQRFFGPKSWSTGANNDDEHHKLVDIEEADGNADMDAKTNRGDAGDPFPGTSNNRLFNASTNPNSNDYADVQTGIEIRNISNPGTVMTADVMVRSTLGYTIEYDEYGLSGRRGWSDSRDTWSGMLFSPSETGILKAVDLGFYLSDYTYELAVYDSFVNSKPGNLLASVRGVSSAAGWFTVELPSPPIIIKPDKDFFVSVKVENVPWAISYDVYGEDSNRSYYSTDGINFYHLNEDVCIRARIDTSNLGILAGLVTDVSTEKGLENAAVSVSPGDYSAVTDGSGSYRISGIPAGNSYTVTAARDDYISSSVDNVVIDANSTTTVNIALRHVNRAPVISAIPDTSIYELESFVFHVEAEDPDGDSLTCSLTEFPEGMVISPSGVISWTPDYTRAGKYSVTVKVEDSNTLSASVTFILTVLDVDRAPVIVNVQLADATQDMAYADTVRVEDPDEGDVFTYTMLLGPQWLMLGSETGVFLGVPSNDDVGSDILLMVEVTDSGGLADTLATAIDVLNVLDPPLNVAVNELPSNQGHRIHLTWDVSPDDGKGYVSYYRIYRSRSKEFTEPVPLTEFTSIDSLVTADEYYPILIDSVAVGIREYTDENVPLNGVPYYYWLQAVGADNASKKVTSDLVTLVESVPGEFRMESPFPNPCNLSTTIAYSLPCNSHVTLQIYNVSGQVVCVLRKGYLDRGNYTVLWNASGMPSGIYFCTLRADQYLKTEKILLLK, from the coding sequence ATGACACGAGTATTCTTCGTTGCAGTCCTCATTCTTTTTATCTGCGGAGTTTCCCACGCGATACCTCCTCCCCGTGACGGACACTTCCCCCGTGGATTCTGGGAGATTATCGATCGTGAACCCTCCCTGAATCAGGATGGTGATCCGGGGTGGGTAAAGAAAATGAATGCCCGCAAACAAGCTGTGCAAGACAGAGCTCTCGATAAAATCTCCCTGTATCAACCGCTGCCGGTTGAAAACATGATTGTTCCCGTGCTGATGGGTAAATTTTCGGATAATTCGACTGTTTTTAACGCTGACGATATCGATGCCGTTCTCTGGGGATCGAATCCAACCGGCAGTTTGACGGATTATTTTAAAGAAGTATCGTATAATCAGTTCGTCATTTCCGGTGATGTTCACGGATGGTATAGTCTCGATTATTCACAGTCGTATTATGTCGGTGAAAATTACGGTCTCAGTTCTAATTTTCCGAACAACAGCGCCGGATTTGTATATGACCTTGCGGCGAAGGCTGATCCTTCGGTCGATTTCAGCCAGTATGACAACGATGGTCCCGATGGTATTCCCAATTCGGGTGATGACGACGGTTATGTCGATGCTGTCACCGCGGTGCATTCGGGAAAAGGCTCCGAATGTTACGAAGAGAATAACAATTTGTGGTCGTGCAAGGGGTCATTGGGTTCGCACGCGTATATAACGAACGACTCTTCAGCAAACGGGGGAAAAATCAAGATCAATACCTATGTCGTATGTCCCGAGCTCAACTGCAATGAAGAGATAGTCAGGATCGGGGTATTTGCCCACGAATTCGGGCATGTTCTCGGGCTTCCGGACCTCTATGACCGTACGGATAAAACTGAACCGCCCGATTATGAAGATTCGGAAGGTATCGGTAATTGGTGCCTCATGGCGGGTGGGTGCTATGGGGGGGATGGAAGCCACTCCGAAAGGCCCGCGCACATTTCCGCATGGTGCAAACTCCGTCTGGGCTGGGTTACTCCGACTATCATCAAACAGAACGTAAACAATCTCTCGATACGCCAGATAGAAACGTACCCCGAGGTATGTATGCTCTGGGAAGACGGCTATGAGTCCAGCAGATACTTCCTGCTTGAAAACCGCCAGAAAATGGGATTCGATATATACCTGAGCACTTCCGGGCTGCTTGTCTATCATGTTGATGAACAGAGATTTTTCGGCCCCAAATCATGGAGCACAGGAGCGAATAACGATGATGAGCACCATAAACTGGTCGATATAGAAGAGGCTGACGGCAATGCGGATATGGATGCGAAGACAAACCGGGGTGACGCGGGAGATCCTTTTCCCGGAACGAGTAATAACCGCCTGTTCAATGCCTCGACAAATCCGAACAGCAACGATTACGCTGATGTGCAGACCGGAATCGAGATACGAAACATCAGCAATCCCGGAACTGTCATGACCGCCGATGTCATGGTCAGGTCTACTCTGGGATATACAATCGAGTATGACGAATATGGCCTTTCCGGCAGACGGGGATGGTCGGATTCGCGGGATACCTGGTCGGGAATGCTCTTTTCACCCTCCGAAACGGGGATATTGAAAGCTGTCGATCTCGGATTTTATCTGAGTGATTACACGTATGAACTGGCTGTATATGATTCGTTCGTAAATTCTAAACCGGGGAATTTGCTTGCATCTGTCCGGGGAGTTTCCTCCGCAGCCGGATGGTTTACCGTCGAACTGCCGTCTCCGCCGATCATAATCAAACCGGACAAAGATTTTTTTGTCAGCGTCAAGGTTGAAAATGTCCCATGGGCTATTTCCTATGATGTTTATGGGGAAGATTCAAACCGCTCGTATTACTCGACCGATGGTATTAATTTCTACCATCTCAACGAGGACGTATGTATCAGAGCCCGTATCGATACATCGAATCTGGGTATCCTGGCCGGGCTGGTTACGGATGTCTCCACTGAAAAAGGTCTGGAGAATGCAGCGGTCTCCGTGAGTCCCGGCGATTACAGCGCTGTGACCGACGGTTCCGGGAGTTATCGGATTTCCGGTATTCCCGCGGGAAACAGTTACACGGTTACAGCCGCAAGAGACGACTATATATCTTCTTCCGTGGACAACGTGGTTATCGATGCCAATTCGACAACGACCGTGAATATCGCACTGCGCCATGTAAATCGGGCGCCGGTCATATCGGCGATTCCGGACACTTCTATATATGAACTTGAGTCGTTTGTCTTCCATGTCGAGGCTGAAGACCCGGACGGTGATTCACTGACCTGTTCTTTAACCGAATTTCCTGAGGGAATGGTCATATCACCCTCGGGTGTAATTTCCTGGACACCTGACTATACCCGTGCAGGGAAATATTCCGTTACGGTGAAAGTCGAAGACAGCAATACATTATCAGCATCCGTAACCTTTATCCTTACCGTGCTCGATGTCGACAGGGCACCGGTAATCGTTAATGTTCAACTGGCGGATGCCACGCAGGATATGGCATATGCCGATACCGTGCGCGTCGAAGACCCTGATGAAGGGGACGTTTTTACGTATACGATGCTTCTGGGGCCTCAATGGTTGATGCTTGGTTCCGAAACAGGTGTTTTCTTGGGTGTCCCTTCCAACGATGATGTCGGCAGCGATATACTCCTGATGGTAGAGGTCACGGATTCCGGGGGATTGGCGGATACACTCGCGACCGCTATCGATGTTTTGAATGTTCTCGATCCCCCGTTGAATGTGGCGGTGAATGAATTGCCTTCGAATCAGGGTCACAGGATACATCTCACATGGGATGTATCGCCGGATGACGGGAAAGGGTATGTATCGTACTACAGGATTTATCGCTCGCGATCGAAGGAGTTTACCGAACCGGTTCCGCTCACCGAATTCACGTCAATCGATTCCCTTGTGACTGCCGATGAATATTATCCTATTCTCATTGATTCCGTGGCAGTGGGAATACGGGAATATACCGATGAGAATGTACCATTGAACGGAGTGCCGTATTATTACTGGCTTCAGGCTGTCGGAGCGGATAATGCGAGCAAAAAAGTCACATCGGATCTTGTCACGCTCGTGGAGAGTGTCCCCGGAGAATTCCGCATGGAGTCTCCGTTTCCCAATCCATGCAATCTGTCAACGACCATCGCGTACAGTTTACCATGCAATTCCCACGTGACCCTGCAGATATACAATGTTTCGGGCCAGGTCGTGTGCGTACTTCGCAAAGGGTACCTCGACAGAGGGAACTATACGGTGTTATGGAACGCTTCGGGAATGCCAAGCGGTATATACTTCTGTACCTTGCGGGCGGATCAATACCTGAAAACCGAAAAGATCCTGCTCCTGAAATAA
- a CDS encoding PAS domain S-box protein: MNRNDTEKQQLINEVNELRKRISELEKYEKEHIRIEHSLHIEEECSRGLIDHSHDLFFCVDKSGIIRKAGGRNLPELQITPHEIIGQSVYELFPPEMADTIRRHQSGVFETGQNLTCEHSLDSAGLKKHGLFTFYPIKSPEDEVELVGIICRSFTYQKQIEHELTQEKNIFTTLIDQSPFCIAIYDADGHFIRGNRAFHDLIKFYPPPDYSLFEDKIFLRQPYFRELMKKLKKGEIIKIPGIEYNIHELFPEFPDIPMFFSGIAVPISNKEKKMEFLAVMFENVTRQVKTEQALQESERSFRSITENIQDIVFNLQAEPLKINHISSLTTAITGYTPEEFYNNPRLIFEIVHPDDRKKFESIFKLSDSVHKQIEIRLNHKNGTVVWIELRYIPVIDDGGNLIGLEGVARDISQRKLTEKILRENEKKLLEIIDGISISLIIIGKNHKITHWNKACEKMTGIAARDVIGTNKQWKAFYADERPIMADLIVDGGQPDGFSKYYSGKFNKSSFIEEAYEADDFFPDLGKNGKWLFFTAAPLKDAEGNITGAVETLQDITERKLAEIALKEQLIFLQTLMDTIPNPIFYKSVNGLYMGCNKAFKEFMGFDGDILGKTVFDIAPRDLALIYNKMDVQLFNNPGIQTYEGDVIHADGTKRNAVFYKATFGKSDGTVMGLVGVIVDITDSKRLETQLRQAQKMESIGTLASGIAHDFNNILAAILGNTELALLSLPDESPVHEELEQVIKSTGRAKDLVTQILTFSRQTNLEKQPIPIANTIKEALRMLRSMVPTSIEIVQNILSIEGYVFCDPVQIHQILMNLCNNAAYAMKNKPGIMKISLEDLDIDEKNSLVFNHLPHGRYLKLSVSDTGTGIDVSIQEKLFDPFFTTKAPGEGSGLGLSVVHGIVKDLNGAITYESKPGEGSNFHVILPRIEHVMSENHGPVENIRGGNERILIVDDEREVVVILEKILKELGYMVTLATSSVEALDIFSQQPDNFDVIISDITMPKMTGIELAGKIIEIRPDIPIILCTGYNEYLSEHEKIRFDAILKKPFRRSDIAQSLRNIFEKK, encoded by the coding sequence GTGAACCGTAATGATACAGAGAAACAACAGCTTATCAACGAAGTGAATGAATTGCGGAAACGTATATCCGAACTGGAAAAGTATGAAAAAGAACATATCCGCATTGAGCATTCATTACATATAGAAGAAGAGTGCAGTCGCGGGCTTATCGATCATTCTCACGATTTATTTTTCTGTGTGGACAAATCCGGCATTATCAGAAAGGCCGGAGGCAGAAATCTTCCGGAATTACAAATCACTCCCCATGAAATCATCGGACAATCGGTATATGAGCTTTTTCCTCCGGAGATGGCTGATACTATCCGCAGGCATCAGTCAGGCGTTTTTGAGACCGGTCAGAATTTAACCTGTGAGCATTCGTTGGATTCAGCCGGTTTGAAGAAACATGGCCTGTTCACATTCTACCCGATAAAGAGTCCGGAAGACGAAGTTGAATTGGTTGGAATTATCTGCCGGAGCTTCACATACCAGAAACAGATTGAGCATGAGCTGACTCAGGAAAAAAATATTTTCACTACGCTTATCGATCAGAGTCCCTTCTGCATTGCCATATATGATGCCGACGGGCATTTTATCAGGGGGAATCGGGCTTTTCACGACCTCATCAAATTCTATCCTCCTCCTGATTACTCTCTTTTTGAAGATAAAATATTTCTACGGCAACCGTATTTTCGTGAATTAATGAAGAAACTCAAAAAAGGTGAAATCATTAAAATTCCTGGAATTGAATATAATATTCATGAACTGTTTCCCGAATTTCCTGATATACCCATGTTTTTCTCCGGAATTGCTGTCCCGATCAGTAATAAAGAAAAGAAGATGGAATTCCTTGCGGTGATGTTTGAGAATGTTACCCGGCAAGTTAAAACCGAACAGGCATTACAAGAGAGTGAAAGAAGTTTTCGGAGCATTACCGAAAACATACAGGATATTGTTTTCAATCTTCAGGCTGAACCTCTGAAAATAAATCATATAAGTTCCTTGACCACTGCGATAACAGGTTATACGCCGGAAGAATTTTATAATAATCCGCGACTCATTTTCGAGATAGTTCATCCCGATGACAGAAAAAAATTCGAATCAATTTTTAAATTATCTGATTCTGTTCATAAACAGATAGAAATTCGATTGAATCACAAGAATGGAACTGTAGTCTGGATCGAGCTTCGATATATACCGGTCATCGATGACGGAGGGAATTTAATTGGATTGGAAGGTGTTGCCAGAGACATTTCACAGAGAAAACTGACCGAGAAAATTCTTCGGGAAAATGAAAAAAAGCTGCTGGAAATCATCGACGGGATTTCAATTTCGTTAATTATCATTGGTAAAAATCATAAAATCACCCACTGGAACAAGGCGTGTGAAAAAATGACCGGAATTGCGGCCCGTGACGTGATCGGCACGAATAAACAGTGGAAAGCGTTTTATGCTGACGAAAGACCGATTATGGCCGACCTCATTGTTGACGGGGGCCAGCCTGATGGTTTCTCAAAATATTACAGCGGTAAATTCAATAAATCCTCTTTTATTGAAGAAGCATATGAAGCCGACGATTTTTTCCCGGATCTGGGTAAAAACGGGAAATGGCTTTTCTTCACTGCTGCCCCGCTGAAAGATGCTGAAGGAAATATAACAGGCGCCGTGGAAACACTCCAGGACATTACCGAACGTAAACTTGCAGAGATTGCGCTCAAGGAACAGCTGATTTTTCTGCAAACACTCATGGATACCATACCCAATCCGATTTTTTATAAGAGTGTCAACGGTTTGTACATGGGATGCAACAAAGCTTTCAAAGAGTTTATGGGTTTTGATGGGGATATTTTGGGGAAAACGGTTTTTGATATTGCTCCAAGAGACTTAGCCTTAATATATAATAAAATGGATGTTCAATTGTTTAATAATCCTGGGATTCAGACCTATGAAGGAGACGTAATCCATGCCGATGGCACCAAACGTAATGCTGTCTTTTACAAGGCAACGTTCGGTAAATCGGATGGAACCGTTATGGGGCTGGTCGGGGTGATAGTCGATATTACCGATTCAAAAAGGCTGGAAACTCAGCTGCGCCAGGCCCAGAAAATGGAGTCGATAGGAACTCTGGCTTCCGGAATTGCGCATGATTTTAACAACATTCTCGCAGCAATACTCGGAAACACCGAACTTGCTTTGTTGAGTCTCCCCGACGAATCTCCGGTCCATGAAGAACTCGAGCAGGTAATCAAATCTACCGGCAGAGCTAAAGACCTCGTTACCCAGATTCTGACTTTCAGCCGTCAGACCAATCTGGAAAAGCAGCCAATTCCGATAGCCAATACCATAAAAGAAGCGCTCAGAATGCTCCGTTCGATGGTACCCACTTCGATTGAGATTGTTCAAAACATATTGTCTATCGAAGGATATGTTTTTTGTGATCCGGTACAGATACACCAAATATTGATGAATCTGTGTAATAACGCCGCTTATGCAATGAAAAACAAGCCGGGGATAATGAAGATTTCCCTCGAAGATCTTGATATTGATGAAAAAAATTCGTTGGTGTTTAACCATCTGCCTCATGGCCGATACCTGAAACTCTCGGTGAGTGATACGGGAACAGGTATTGATGTCTCGATACAGGAAAAATTATTCGATCCGTTTTTCACAACCAAAGCTCCAGGCGAAGGATCGGGTCTCGGGCTCTCGGTAGTGCATGGAATTGTGAAAGATCTCAACGGCGCCATCACGTATGAGAGCAAACCGGGAGAGGGAAGTAATTTTCATGTGATTTTGCCTCGTATCGAGCATGTTATGTCCGAAAACCACGGTCCTGTGGAAAATATACGCGGCGGCAATGAACGGATTCTTATTGTTGATGATGAACGGGAAGTTGTGGTAATTCTTGAAAAAATATTAAAAGAACTGGGATATATGGTCACGCTTGCCACGAGTTCTGTGGAAGCCCTGGATATTTTCAGTCAGCAGCCGGACAACTTCGATGTTATCATAAGCGACATAACGATGCCCAAGATGACCGGAATCGAATTGGCTGGAAAAATCATCGAGATACGTCCCGATATCCCGATAATTCTCTGTACCGGTTATAATGAATATCTCTCGGAGCACGAGAAAATCCGTTTCGATGCAATTCTTAAGAAACCTTTCCGGAGAAGTGATATCGCACAGTCTCTCCGTAATATTTTTGAAAAAAAGTAA
- a CDS encoding sigma-54 dependent transcriptional regulator produces the protein MAEILIIDDDKDFNQILRKINIQLGHSVTCVFSLTQGMEKVLSGSYDVVFLDVRLPDGSGLDAIADIHASASQPEVIILTAFGDRDGAEIAIKNGAWNYLQKPSFISDIKLSLIRALQFREQKTQKSLFSLKRDEIIGNSPKMQEILDLIARAASSDANVLVTGETGTGKELFAETIHKNSSRAQKNFVVVDCASLPDTLIESILFGYEKGAFTGAERATEGFIEQAEGGTLFLDEVGELSPVSQKTFLRVLQERQFFPVGSKKEKRINFRLIAATNRNIEQMVETGEFRKDFFFRINSFTLELPPLRERKEDIKELIIHYVKKFCEMYGMEIKGISPDFFEAMMLYDWPGNVREFVNTMERVITIARHESILFPYHLPSFFRIKIAQSSFSETKPSQSSLRPEDHIESVELESFPTFEKFSESCSQKYFRRLMTMVDGQRNEAYRIAGLSRSKLYRILKDYNL, from the coding sequence ATGGCAGAAATACTGATCATTGATGATGACAAAGATTTTAACCAGATTCTCAGGAAGATAAATATCCAGCTGGGGCATTCTGTAACATGTGTATTTTCTCTTACCCAGGGAATGGAAAAAGTACTCTCCGGCAGTTATGATGTGGTCTTCCTCGATGTGCGACTACCCGACGGGAGCGGGCTGGATGCAATCGCTGATATTCATGCCTCTGCTTCCCAGCCCGAAGTGATAATTCTTACTGCTTTCGGCGACCGTGACGGTGCTGAAATAGCGATAAAAAACGGCGCATGGAATTACCTTCAGAAACCATCGTTTATCAGTGATATCAAGCTTTCATTGATCCGCGCCCTCCAGTTCCGTGAACAGAAAACCCAAAAAAGCTTATTCTCGCTTAAGAGAGACGAAATAATCGGAAACAGCCCCAAGATGCAGGAAATCCTTGATTTGATAGCCCGGGCAGCATCGAGTGACGCGAACGTTCTCGTTACCGGCGAAACCGGCACAGGAAAGGAGCTTTTTGCCGAGACGATACACAAAAACAGTTCCCGCGCACAAAAAAATTTCGTGGTGGTCGATTGCGCTTCGCTCCCTGATACCCTCATCGAAAGTATTCTGTTCGGATATGAGAAGGGCGCTTTTACCGGAGCTGAACGCGCGACCGAGGGTTTTATTGAACAGGCTGAAGGAGGCACGTTATTTCTCGATGAGGTAGGTGAGCTTTCACCAGTATCTCAAAAGACGTTTCTCCGTGTTCTTCAGGAGCGTCAGTTTTTCCCCGTCGGTTCAAAAAAGGAAAAACGAATCAATTTCCGGCTCATTGCCGCAACCAACCGTAATATTGAGCAGATGGTAGAAACCGGCGAATTTCGAAAGGATTTCTTTTTCCGTATCAATTCCTTTACCCTTGAGCTCCCCCCCCTGCGGGAACGGAAAGAGGATATAAAGGAACTAATAATTCATTATGTGAAGAAATTCTGCGAAATGTACGGCATGGAAATAAAAGGAATATCACCGGATTTTTTTGAAGCGATGATGCTCTATGACTGGCCCGGGAATGTCCGTGAGTTCGTCAATACCATGGAACGTGTTATAACTATTGCCCGGCATGAATCCATCCTTTTCCCCTACCATCTCCCCTCATTTTTCCGGATAAAGATAGCACAGTCTTCTTTTTCCGAAACAAAACCTTCCCAATCCAGCTTAAGACCGGAAGACCATATCGAAAGTGTCGAGCTCGAGAGTTTCCCGACATTCGAGAAATTCTCCGAATCATGCAGTCAGAAGTATTTCCGGAGACTCATGACAATGGTTGATGGTCAAAGAAACGAGGCATACCGTATCGCCGGTTTATCACGATCAAAACTCTACAGGATTTTGAAGGATTATAACCTGTAA
- a CDS encoding divalent metal cation transporter, with amino-acid sequence MPENNGSGSEILRGLPMFKASDPEVIAREKAELAELEGKSPGKRWRGYFSKTGPGWLQSAITLGGGTAISSLYLGAHFQYRLLWVQPLAMLVGIIMFMAASYQTLSTSIRPFDAMRRFVHPSVAWAWAIATLVASFAFQLPQYALSAGVTEDMINVVTHWKATGAGRNGLLLLIGFVYMAISTAITWNYGSGLRGVRLYERILKFFVGMIILAFLVVVIRSSLAGKIAWGRLFRGFLPLYVPTDPIGVTKIMAAFGAAVGINQTFLFGYSQLARGWGKEHRGLARFDLVTGLLIPFVIGTSLIVIAAGCTIYGTSFEAEDINPVNAGVLIGATGIGPIVGRFVFGLGLVGMTLSTVTIQMLVSGFAACEMLGIEPSGWRYRLACMIPAPSFLGVILWKSMGTWIALPAFVFGLLMLPIAYVGWFILHNSSRYLQSEKPVGKKALYWNCAMIFSLAVTFASVGYTLYKTAGPLLNLVERLF; translated from the coding sequence ATGCCTGAAAACAACGGGAGCGGTTCGGAAATACTCCGTGGACTGCCCATGTTCAAGGCCTCGGACCCCGAGGTCATAGCCCGTGAAAAAGCCGAGCTGGCCGAGCTGGAAGGAAAAAGCCCCGGAAAGCGATGGCGCGGTTACTTTTCAAAAACGGGCCCCGGCTGGCTCCAGAGCGCAATCACGCTTGGCGGGGGAACAGCCATCTCGTCGCTCTATCTGGGCGCTCATTTTCAGTACAGGCTTCTGTGGGTTCAGCCGCTGGCCATGCTTGTCGGCATTATCATGTTCATGGCCGCCTCGTACCAGACCCTCTCCACGTCGATACGGCCGTTCGATGCCATGCGACGGTTTGTGCACCCCTCTGTGGCATGGGCGTGGGCGATTGCCACGCTCGTTGCGTCGTTTGCTTTTCAGCTTCCACAGTATGCTCTCTCTGCCGGTGTCACGGAGGACATGATAAACGTGGTTACTCACTGGAAAGCTACCGGAGCCGGACGAAACGGTCTATTGCTTTTAATCGGTTTTGTCTATATGGCTATCTCGACTGCGATTACCTGGAATTACGGAAGCGGGCTGCGCGGTGTCAGGCTGTATGAACGCATCCTGAAATTCTTTGTCGGCATGATTATTCTTGCATTCCTTGTTGTGGTGATACGCAGTTCCCTCGCGGGTAAAATAGCCTGGGGGAGGTTGTTCCGGGGATTTCTGCCCCTCTATGTTCCCACCGATCCGATTGGAGTTACAAAGATCATGGCGGCGTTCGGAGCTGCGGTGGGAATCAACCAGACATTCCTGTTCGGGTATTCTCAGCTTGCCCGCGGCTGGGGAAAGGAGCACCGTGGGCTGGCACGGTTCGATCTAGTTACCGGTCTTTTGATTCCCTTCGTTATCGGTACATCGCTCATCGTCATTGCCGCCGGATGCACCATATACGGGACGAGTTTCGAGGCAGAGGACATAAATCCCGTCAACGCCGGTGTGCTGATCGGCGCTACCGGTATCGGGCCGATTGTCGGCCGGTTTGTATTCGGACTCGGCCTGGTCGGCATGACGCTGAGCACGGTTACCATCCAGATGCTTGTTTCGGGGTTCGCCGCATGTGAAATGCTCGGAATAGAACCCAGCGGATGGCGCTACCGCCTGGCATGCATGATTCCGGCGCCGTCGTTTCTGGGGGTTATCCTGTGGAAATCGATGGGAACCTGGATTGCCCTTCCGGCTTTTGTTTTCGGGCTCCTCATGCTTCCCATCGCGTATGTGGGATGGTTCATACTCCATAACAGCTCCCGGTACCTGCAGAGTGAGAAACCGGTCGGGAAAAAGGCTCTTTACTGGAATTGTGCAATGATTTTTTCGCTTGCGGTTACTTTTGCAAGTGTCGGGTATACCCTCTATAAAACCGCAGGACCGCTTCTCAATCTGGTCGAAAGGCTCTTCTGA
- a CDS encoding GNAT family N-acetyltransferase, which produces MNRMVAMNTDLLNIRPMKTDDIPEGMRLKTAAGWNQTVSDWKLYLDLSPGGCFVAEMNGRIVGTITAINYHDSISWIGMMLVDPGYRRTGIASRLMRHALEYLGSCGTIKLDATPLGKMVYDRLGFRDEYRLLRLIARSPQVDKPSDTRISPLVDSDWTVLAVMDHAVFGADRIAVLRSFARHNPETALKIVRDGVLRGYCMGRPGTGFYQIGPVVAQTADDAFGLVNEATGALAGLPVVIDIPDNQHMFIGLLGEMGFSEERSFGRMYYNVNNNPGQPEYMFGISGPELG; this is translated from the coding sequence ATGAACCGCATGGTTGCCATGAATACTGATTTGCTCAATATTCGACCGATGAAAACGGATGACATCCCCGAAGGGATGCGTTTGAAAACAGCGGCAGGCTGGAACCAGACAGTCTCGGATTGGAAACTGTACCTTGATCTCAGCCCCGGGGGATGTTTTGTCGCCGAGATGAACGGCAGGATTGTCGGGACAATAACGGCGATCAACTACCATGACAGCATCTCGTGGATCGGTATGATGCTTGTTGATCCCGGATACCGCAGAACGGGAATCGCGTCACGGCTCATGAGACATGCGCTTGAATACCTTGGCTCATGCGGCACGATCAAACTGGACGCAACGCCTCTCGGGAAAATGGTGTACGACAGGCTCGGATTCAGGGATGAATACAGGCTGTTGCGTCTGATTGCCCGTTCCCCACAGGTCGATAAACCATCGGACACCCGTATATCTCCTCTCGTTGACAGTGACTGGACGGTGCTGGCAGTCATGGATCATGCTGTTTTCGGAGCGGACAGGATTGCAGTACTCCGGTCGTTTGCACGACACAATCCTGAAACGGCTTTGAAGATTGTTCGTGATGGTGTACTCCGCGGATACTGTATGGGAAGACCCGGAACAGGATTCTATCAGATCGGCCCTGTTGTGGCACAGACTGCGGATGATGCTTTCGGGCTGGTTAATGAAGCGACAGGCGCCCTGGCCGGGCTTCCGGTGGTTATCGATATACCGGATAATCAGCATATGTTTATCGGGCTGCTCGGTGAAATGGGTTTTTCTGAAGAACGGTCCTTCGGGCGGATGTATTATAACGTCAATAACAATCCCGGTCAGCCGGAGTATATGTTCGGAATCAGCGGTCCCGAGCTCGGGTAA